The genomic DNA GGCATGGGTGGCGAGGCCATGCAAGCTCAGCAGGTCGAGTTGTTGCTGCGCATGGAGGGGCTCTCGGTCATGGGCGTTTCCGAAGTGGTCGCCTATCTTCCTCGGATTTTTGGAATGTGGCGGACAATTCGCAACGCGCTTGTTCGCTACAAGCCCGATGCGATTGTGCTGGTGGATTCTCCGGATTTTCACTTCCGGGTGGCCAGGATGGCATCAGCCCTGGGGATACCGGTCTTTTACTATATCAGTCCCCAGGTCTGGGCCTGGCGCCAGAGCCGGGTCGCGTTCCTGCGGCGGCACGTCCGGAGAATGTTCTGCATCCTGCCTTTTGAGCCGGAGTTCTATCGCGCACGGGGAATGGCCGCTGACTTTGTCGGTCACCCCCTGATGGAAGAGCTCTCAAGACCGGATCTTCAGGGTATCGCACCGCTTCCGAACCTGATCGGCATCCTGCCCGGTAGCCGCAAGTCTGAAATCCAGCGGATGATGCCGGTATTCGCGCAGGCAGCCGAGATGTTGCTTTCGGATAATCCGGGCCTGGAATTTTGCGTGGTCAAGGCTCCCAGTGTTCAAGAGCAGCTGATACGTGAGCACTGTCCGGTGCATTTGCCTCTGCGATTCGTCGAGCCCACGGATCGTTACGCGACCATGCGTTCCTGCTCCCTTGTCCTGGCCACCTCTGGAACCGCGACGCTGGAATGTGCCTTGCTCCAGGTGCCGACCATCGTGGCCTACCGGTTTTCTCAACTGAGTTTCCTGGTCGGCGTCCGTCTGGTGCGCGTACCAGCCATCAGCCTGGCCAATCTTATTCTTCGACGGCCAGTGCTGCCGGAGTTTTTGCAGCATCAAGCCCGGCCGGAAACGATTGCGGACCAGGCCAGGAGTTGGCTCGTAAAACCGGAACAGATGGATCTCGTTCGTCAGGAGTTGGCCCGGCTCCCCGATTTGCTGGCCATGCCCGACATCTCTTCCAAAGCGCTTTCCTCCGGCGCACCCCATCGCCCCGCGGCCCACCGGGTCGCCGAAATGATCCTCGGCGATCTCACCTGTTCAGCCTGATTGTCCCGTTCAGTCAGTCCGATAGGGCCTCATTCTGACGCTGGACTCCCGCTTTCCCGGGAATGGCCTGGCATTTTATGTTGTTTCCGAGTCCGTGATACCCAGGAAGACGGGTTCGCGCCAATACATTCTATCGGCATACTCTCGGTGCTTTACATTGCCGAGGATTCCAGAGTAATTTTTCAGGTCATGGGGCTTTGAAGCTGTCTCAGTTTGCTGGAGTGGGGACGCCCCTCAATCCAACCTCAATGCAGGAGAATAATGCGATGCGACGATCAATGATTTTTATGGCAGGCATTCTGGCCATGGTCTTTATGGCCACCTTTGGCCAAGCCCAAGATCAGGTGCCGGTGAAGATTCTTTCGGACAAGATGGAGTACGTCCAGGAGAACAATACCGTCGTATTCACCGGCAATGTGCACGTTGACCGGGAGGACTTCCAGATTTGGAGTGACAGGCTGACGGTATTCATGGAATCAAGCGGAGGCCAGGCCCAACAAGGCATGGGCCCAGATGGTTCCCAAGACATTGAAAAGCTGCTCGCCGAGGGTTCTGTGCGCATCGAACGCGACCAGCAGGTGGGGACCAGCGACAAAGCCACCTACTGGACCAAGCGCGGAGTCGTGGTCATGGAGGGAAATCCGGTTCTGCAGGATGGTGAGAGCTCCATCAGTGGCGAGGTGATTACCTATCATTTGCAAGATAACCGTGGCGTGGTGGAAGGCGGCCAGCGTCAGCGTGTTCAGGCCATTTTTTCGGCACCAGCTACACCGTAGTCAATGGTTTCCATTTCACCGTTGATTGCGGTGTTTGATGGTAACTGTTCAATAACTTGTGGCAAGCGTGTCCTGGATGCCCGCTTTCGCGGGCAAGACGAGCTTGAGAAAACGTGCCATCTCAGTCATTCCCGCGCAGGCGGGAATCCAGGGTCAGAGACAATTTCAGGGTTTGCCCGGCCTTTTTGAGTAATTACGTTTGCTGGTCCCGCAAAAAAACGGGTGCTCCCTTAAGTGGGGCGCCCGTTTTGTTTTGCGGGAAGCGTCGAGGCTGTACGAGAAGTGGGGGGCGTCAGAAGTCTGCGCCCAGGCCATCCGCCGTGCGACGGATGGCGTTTTCAATGGCCCGTTCGCCCGCGGTGATGGAACTGGTTCCAGTCTCAAAGGTTTCAGAGTCGGAGATGTGTCCGGAAGACCAGATCAGGGAATCGTCGAGCTGGCTGCGAAACTCGGTT from Desulfonatronum thioautotrophicum includes the following:
- the lptA gene encoding lipopolysaccharide transport periplasmic protein LptA is translated as MRRSMIFMAGILAMVFMATFGQAQDQVPVKILSDKMEYVQENNTVVFTGNVHVDREDFQIWSDRLTVFMESSGGQAQQGMGPDGSQDIEKLLAEGSVRIERDQQVGTSDKATYWTKRGVVVMEGNPVLQDGESSISGEVITYHLQDNRGVVEGGQRQRVQAIFSAPATP
- the lpxB gene encoding lipid-A-disaccharide synthase, producing MTAPQVWLNACEPSGDMHAASLAGALREQCPQIRLRGMGGEAMQAQQVELLLRMEGLSVMGVSEVVAYLPRIFGMWRTIRNALVRYKPDAIVLVDSPDFHFRVARMASALGIPVFYYISPQVWAWRQSRVAFLRRHVRRMFCILPFEPEFYRARGMAADFVGHPLMEELSRPDLQGIAPLPNLIGILPGSRKSEIQRMMPVFAQAAEMLLSDNPGLEFCVVKAPSVQEQLIREHCPVHLPLRFVEPTDRYATMRSCSLVLATSGTATLECALLQVPTIVAYRFSQLSFLVGVRLVRVPAISLANLILRRPVLPEFLQHQARPETIADQARSWLVKPEQMDLVRQELARLPDLLAMPDISSKALSSGAPHRPAAHRVAEMILGDLTCSA